Proteins from one Camelina sativa cultivar DH55 chromosome 8, Cs, whole genome shotgun sequence genomic window:
- the LOC104707243 gene encoding receptor homology region, transmembrane domain- and RING domain-containing protein 4 encodes MGHASIATILSLLLISHLASAKILLIGKNKSLSFDDIESNFTPMIKRSDQGGVLYVAEPLDACSDLVNTVTVVVNGSSVSPRPPYVLIIRGGCSFEDKIRNAQKAGYKAAIVYDYEDYGFLVSMAGNPAGVLIYGTFVSKATGEVLKKYAGRTDFEVWLMPSFETSAWSIMAISFISLLAMSAVLATCFFVRRHRVRRRRIMSLSGSDFPRMAKNLLRRMPVTIFNGVCDEASTSVSCAICIEDYRIGDKLRVLPCTHKFHVGCVDLWLGQRRSFCPVCKRDARSNSIDMPASEHTPLLSPSVTPTSSFLLSSTSTTPLQSAYELPISIRVDPSSPSTSMQSHTVPMYLSHSRSHTSFQNGSYWRSPHIPVSRSSADLRRSYNTPRQGSLPRSPHSRYTHILSPGNASRSWVVGSLTSRREHSTLVNDSRRCFAHFSSASSLPGC; translated from the exons ATGGGTCACGCTTCGATTGCAACAATCTTATCTCTGTTACTAATTTCACACTTGGCTTCTGCGAAAATTTTGTTGATCGGGAAGAACAAATCTCTCTCCTTTGACGACATCGAATCCAATTTCA ctccGATGATAAAGAGATCGGATCAAGGTGGTGTGTTGTACGTAGCAGAGCCGCTTGATGCTTGTTCTGATTTGGTTAATACGGTGACTGTTGTTGTAAATGGATCAAGTGTTTCTCCTCGTCCTCCGTATGTGTTGATTATTCGCGGTGGTTGTAGTTTCGAAGATAAGATTAGGAATGCTCAAAAGGCTGGTTATAAAGCTGCTATTGTTTATGATTATGAAGATTATGGATTCTTAGTTTCAA TGGCAGGAAACCCCGCTGGTGTACTTATATATGGTACCTTTGTCTCTAAAGCAACTGGGGAAGTACTTAAAAAGTATGCTGGTCGTACTGATTTTGAAGTGTGGCTTATGCCAAGCTTCGAGACTTCAGCGTGGTCAATCATGGCTATCTCATTCATATCTCTCCTCGCTATGTCTGCTGTGCTCGCCACTTGCTTCTTTGTCCGTAGACATAGAGTTAGGCGCCGGCGTATAATGTCTCTTAGTGGCAGTGACTTCCCTCGTATGGCTAAAAACTTGCTAAGACGCATGCCTGTTACAATATTTAACGGTGTTTGCGATGAAGCGTCTACTTCTGTTTCTTGCGCTATATGTATAGAGGATTATCGTATTGGTGACAAGTTAAGGGTCCTGCCTTGCACTCACA AGTTTCATGTTGGATGTGTAGACTTGTGGCTTGGCCAAAGGAGATCCTTTTGTCCGGTTTGTAAACGTGATGCAAGAAGCAACAGCATCGATATGCCTGCGTCAGAGCACACACCTTTGCTTTCTCCTAGCGTGACCCCGACCTCATCGTTTCTCTTATCATCAACCTCCACAACCCCGTTACAGTCAGCTTATGAGCTGCCAATATCTATCAGAGTAGACCCTTCTTCACCATCAACTTCAATGCAGTCGCACACAGTGCCTATgtatctctctcactctcgcTCCCACACAAGCTTCCAAAATGGGTCGTACTGGCGTTCCCCGCATATACCAGTCAGCCGAAGTTCAGCAGATCTCAGAAGATCTTACAACACACCCCGCCAGGGTTCTTTGCCTCGTTCTCCCCACTCAAGATATACACACATACTTAGCCCGGGAAATGCATCAAGGAGCTGGGTTGTTGGATCATTAACGAGCCGGCGCGAGCATTCAACTCTCGTAAACGACTCACGCAGGTGTTTTGCTCACTTTTCGTCTGCGAGCTCTCTGCCAGGTTGCTAA
- the LOC104709566 gene encoding uncharacterized protein LOC104709566: MVNDARTSRIKPSWIEGTLWQEMVDNWDTEEQQQRSSTYSKCRLSDRNGLGPHIHLSGPKSYREIQDDLEEELGREVSMGEVFFKTKSDGSYVDGKAEKIHQAYQQKLQEKMAELEADSSLSDGTSHRRELTSDECTAIFLKCTEKDSRGTLYGLGSLKDTLGKGKQRSQTKAFLTLQEQLKEAQRQIEIQATLNAEAAAREKETTLLVAEQKNEIK, translated from the exons ATGGTTAACGATGCAAGGACGTCTCGAATTAAACCTTCATGGATTGAAGGTACTCTTTGGCAAGAGATGGTTGATAATTGGGATACTGAAGAACAACAGCAAAGGAGTTCAACCTATTCCAAATGTCGtttgtctgaccgtaatggtctcggtCCTCACATCCACTTATCAGGACCCAAGTCATATAGAGAAATCCAAGATGATCTG GAAGAGGAGCTGGGAAGAGAGGTCAGTATGGGTgaagtttttttcaaaacaaagtCGGATGGTTCTTATGTGGATGGCAAGGCAGAGAAAATTCATCAAGCTTATCAGCAGAAGTTGCAGGAGAAGATGGCTGAGCTCGAGGCAGATTCAAGTCTTTCAGATGGTACTTCACACCGTCGGGAGCTCACCAGCGATGAATGTACAGCCATCTTCCTTAAG tgcactgagaaggattcacgagGAACTCTGTATGGTCTTGGAAGCCTCAAAGATACTCTTGGCAAGGGCAAGCAACGATCACAAACCAAAGCCTTTCTTACATTGCAAGAGCAACTCAAGGAAGCCCAACGTCAAATTGAAATTCAGGCGACTCTCAATGCTGAAGCTGCTGCTCGAGAAAAAGAGACTACTCTCCTTGTGGCTGAGCAAAAGAACGAGATCAAATAG
- the LOC104707244 gene encoding calcium-dependent protein kinase 4 has protein sequence MEKPNPRRPSNSVLPYETPRLRDHYLLGKKLGQGQFGTTYLCTEKSSSANYACKSIPKRKLVCREDYEDVWREIQIMHHLSEHPNVVRIKGTYEDSVFVHIVMEVCEGGELFDRIVSKGHFSEREAAKLIKTILGVVEACHSLGVMHRDLKPENFLFDSPNDDAKLKATDFGLSVFYKPGQYLYDVVGSPYYVAPEVLKKCYGPEIDVWSAGVILYILLSGVPPFWAETESGIFRQILQGKIDFKSDPWPSISEGAKDLIYKMLDRSPKKRISAHEALCHQWIIDEHAAPDKPLDPAVLSRLKQFSQMNKIKKMALRVIAERLSEEEIGGLKELFKMIDTDNSGTITFEELKAGLKRVGSELMESEIKSLMDAADIDNSGTIDYGEFLAATLHINKMEREENLVVAFSYFDKDGSGYITIDELQQACTEFGLCDSPLDDMIKEIDLDNDGRIDFSEFTAMMKKGDGVGRSRTMRNNLNFNIADAFGVEDTSSTTQSDDSPN, from the exons atggagaaaccaAACCCTCGAAGACCCTCGAACAGTGTTCTCCCATACGAGACACCAAGATTAAGAGATCACTACCTCCTCGGCAAAAAGCTAGGCCAAGGCCAATTTGGTACAACCTATCTATGCACAGAGAAATCATCGTCAGCTAACTACGCTTGCAAATCAATCCCGAAACGTAAGCTTGTGTGCCGTGAGGACTACGAAGACGTGTGGCGTGAGATTCAGATCATGCATCATCTCTCTGAGCATCCTAATGTGGTACGGATCAAGGGTACTTATgaagactctgtttttgtacACATTGTTATGGAGGTTTGTGAAGGTGGTGAGCTTTTTGATCGGATTGTTTCTAAAGGGCATTTTAGTGAGCGTGAGGCTGCTAAGTTGATTAAGACTATTCTTGGTGTTGTTGAGGCTTGTCATTCTCTTGGTGTTATGCATAGAGATCTCAAGCCTGAGAATTTCTTGTTTGATAGTCCTAATGATGATGCTAAGCTCAAGGCTACTGATTTTGGTTTGTCTGTCTTCTACAAGCCAG GGCAGTATCTGTATGATGTAGTTGGAAGTCCGTATTATGTTGCACCTGAGGTTCTGAAAAAATGTTATGGACCAGAGATAGACGTgtggagcgccggtgttatccTTTACATCTTACTAAGTGGTGTTCCTCCTTTCTGGGCAG AAACTGAGTCAGGAATCTTTAGACAGATTCTGCAAGGGAAGATAGATTTTAAATCTGATCCGTGGCCTAGTATCTCAGAAGGTGCTAAAGATTTGATTTACAAAATGCTTGATAGGAGTCCTAAGAAACGCATTTCTGCACATGAAGCATTGT GTCACCAGTGGATTATTGATGAACATGCTGCACCAGATAAGCCACTCGATCCAGCAGTCTTGTCGCGTCTGAAGCAGTTCTcacaaatgaataaaattaagaaaatggcCTTACGG GTAATCGCTGAGAGACTCTCAGAGGAAGAAATTGGTGGTCTGAAGGAATTGTTCAAAATGATAGATACAGACAACAGTGGAACAATCACCTTCGAGGAGCTTAAAGCGGGTCTGAAGAGAGTGGGATCTGAACTGATGGAATCAGAAATAAAGTCTCTTATGGATGCG GCGGATATAGACAACAGTGGGACAATAGACTACGGCGAGTTCCTAGCAGCGACATTACATATCAACAAGATGGAGAGAGAGGAGAATTTGGTGGTTGCGTTTTCGTACTTTGATAAAGATGGTAGTGGTTATATCACCATTGACGAGCTTCAACAAGCCTGCACAGAGTTTGGACTCTGTGACAGTCCTCTTGACGACATGATCAAGGAGATTGATCTTGATAAT GATGGAAGAATTGATTTCTCAGAGTTCACTGCAATGATGAAGAAAGGAGATGGAGTTGGGAGGAGCAGAACGATGAGGAACAACTTGAACTTCAATATAGCTGACGCTTTTGGGGTTGAGGACACCAGCAGCACTACACAGTCTGATGACTCACCAAACTAA
- the LOC104709567 gene encoding uncharacterized protein LOC104709567 yields the protein MASSDHPPQPPNNQSMSDEDDSGKDDEVVGPNNKRRHCEEGVGKKLTTSWMKCPSKSGTSNLSKHLKTACKAFKVWQAANLEKSQNVFYPDGVGGELRLSIVSESVVRKASNELLFLAELPLSFMECLAWRHFCAKVQLYKPHSRRTATRDIVELFVKRKAAMKKVFGENKQRLSLTTDIWVAPYTGNSYMVITAHYIDAW from the exons ATGGCGTCTTCTGATCATCCTCCACAACCACCAAACAATCAGTCAATGAGTGATGAAGATGACAGTGGAAAAGACGATGAAGTTGTTGGACCTAACAACAAGAGGAGACATTGTGAAGAAGGTGTTGGAAAGAAATTAACAACATCGTGG ATGAAATGTCCAAGTAAGTCGGGTACCTCCAATTTATCTAAGCATCTGAAAACAGCATGCAAGGCATTCAAGGTATGGCAAGCTGCTAATCTAGAAAAGAGTCAGAATGTGTTTTATCCTGATGGTGTTGGTGGTGAGCTTAGGTTGAGTATAGTCTCTGAATCTGTGGTTAGGAAAGCTTCAAATGAGTTGTTGTTTTTGGCTGAACTGCCATTATCTTTTATGGAGTGCTTAGCTTGGAGACATTTCTGTGCTAAAGTCCAGTTGTATAAACCTCACTCTCGGAGAACAGCAACAAGAGATATTGTGGAGTTGTTTGTTAAGAGGAAAGCAGCAATGAAGAAGGTTTTTGGGGAGAATAAACAGAGGTTGTCATTGACAACCGATATTTGGGTTGCTCCGTATACTGGAAATAGTTATATGGTCATAACAGCTCACTATATCGATGCTTGGTGA
- the LOC104709568 gene encoding auxin-responsive protein SAUR15-like has translation MPNKVTDMHFHQVEEEEHTGESRSSSRTPRGNFVVYVGTNKKLERFVIPTRFLKSPSFQKLLEKAAEEYGYAEAYRNKIVLPCDVSSFRSLVMFLTSHGKGH, from the coding sequence ATGCCTAACAAGGTCACTGACATGCACTTCCAccaagtagaagaagaagaacatactGGAGAGAGCAGATCATCCTCAAGAACACCGAGAGGGAATTTCGTGGTTTACGTTGGCACAAACAAAAAGTTGGAGAGATTTGTGATTCCCACAAGGTTTCTGAAGAGCCCATCTTTCCAGAAGCTTCTTGAAAAGGCTGCCGAGGAGTACGGTTACGCGGAAGCTTACCGTAACAAGATTGTCTTGCCATGTGATGTCTCTAGTTTCCGAAGTCTCGTCATGTTCCTGACTTCTCACGGCAAGGGACATTAA
- the LOC104707245 gene encoding uncharacterized membrane protein At4g09580, whose protein sequence is MAAPRNITGDGGGRQQQLVKDEESAAASSAAKGGLVNDDTPTSKRTKSERFPLSRWEFAVFFTVFLVFTTGLLCIYLTMPAAEYGKLKVPRTISDLRLLKENLGSYASEYQARFILGYCSTYIFMQTFMIPGTIFMSLLAGALFGVVRGFFLVVLNATAGACSCFFLSKLVGRPLVNWLWPEKLRFFQAEIAKRRDRLLNYMLFLRITPTLPNLFINLSSPIVDIPFHVFFLATLVGLMPASYITVRAGLALGDLRSVKDLYDFKTLSVLFLIGSISIFPALLKRKRVYE, encoded by the exons ATGGCGGCACCTCGGAATATAACAGGTGACGGCGGAGGAAGACAACAACAGCTCGTGAAAGACGAAGAGAGCGCCGCGGCGTCATCGGCAGCTAAAGGAGGACTCGTAAACGATGATACGCCGACGAGCAAACGCACCAAATCGGAGCGGTTTCCTCTGTCACGGTGGGAATTCGCCGTGTTTTTCACCGTCTTCCTCGTCTTCACCACCGGTCTTTTGTGTATTTACCTCACCATGCCCGCCGCTGAATACGGGAAGCTCAAAGTCCCGAGAACTATCTCTGATCTTCGATTGCTCAA AGAGAATCTTGGATCTTATGCAAGTGAGTACCAAGCACGGTTCATTTTAGGTTATTGCTCGACGTACATCTTTATGCAGACTTTTATGATACCTGGAACAATATTTATGTCATTGCTTGCTGGAGCTCTCTTTGGTGTGGTTAGAGGTTTTTTCCTTGTTGTCCTCAATGCAACAGCTGGAgcatgttcttgtttcttcttatcGAAACTGGTCGGTAGGCCTCTAGTTAACTGGTTGTGGCCCGAAAAGTTGAGGTTCTTCCAAGCCGAG ATCGCAAAGAGAAGAGATAGGCTGCTAAACTACATGCTGTTCTTAAGAATAACACCAACACTTCCAAACCTCTTCATCAATTTGTCTTCTCCAATCGTAGACATACCCTTCCATGTCTTCTTTTTGGCAACTTTAGTCGGTCTTATGCCTGCTTCGTACATCACCGTCAGA GCTGGTCTGGCTCTTGGAGATCTCAGATCAGTGAAGGATCTGTATGATTTCAAGACTTTGTCAGTGTTGTTCCTCATTGGATCCATCTCCATATTCCCTGCCCTcctaaagagaaagagagtgtaCGAATGA
- the LOC104709569 gene encoding APO protein 4, mitochondrial-like, whose product MAWAKLREGVKKLLLVYPWRVCKQCKEVHVGPTGNKARLCDVFKYESWRDTHYWEKAGVNDFVPKKMVWHCRPQDPVVLLDQGRNHYVHASAIVSLCSHVSATVPVKYSCKMKFQGLSFPIQ is encoded by the coding sequence ATGGCATGGGCGAAACTGAGAGAAGGTGTGAAGAAACTCTTGTTGGTTTATCCTTGGAGAGTTTGCAAACAGTGCAAGGAGGTTCACGTTGGACCGACCGGTAATAAAGCTCGGCTATGTGATGTGTTCAAATATGAGAGCTGGCGCGACACTCATTACTGGGAAAAAGCTGGTGTGAACGATTTTGTACCTAAGAAAATGGTATGGCACTGTAGGCCTCAGGACCCTGTGGTTCTTTTGGACCAAGGGCGGAATCATTATGTACATGCCTCTGCTATTGTGAGCCTTTGTAGCCATGTCAGCGCAACTGTTCCTGTTAAATACTCCTGCAAAATGAAGTTCCAAGGTTTATCTTTTCCTATTCAGTAG